The genomic DNA CGCCGGCGCCCGGAACAGTTCCCGGATCTCCGGCCGGTGGGCTACGGCCGCCGCGCCATCAGGAGCAGCCGGGGGCTGCCGAACCGGAACGGTGTGCCGTCGATGTCGCCGTACGGCTCGACGCCGGTGAACTCGGCCGCGGTGACCAGCCGGACGACCTCCGCCGCGGTGTAGACGTACTGCACCGACGTCCTGCGATGTTCCTGCGTACCCCGGCGGAAGGTGAACGAGGTGAGCCGGCGGCTGTTCGCCGCGTCGTACTCGTTGGCCGAGACGGCCTCGACTCCGCCGAGCGTCATCGCCGGCTCCTCCAGGACCAGACCCGGCAGCAGCGACCACCGCTCATCGCTCAACGTTGCCATAGACAGTGTCTACGACATTTGGTAGACACTGTCTATGGAATCGGAGAGCTCCCTTAGGGAACGGCTGATCGACGTCGGCGTGGAACTTGTGATGACCGATGGAACCGCCTCGCTGGGGCTGCGTGAGATCGCCCGCCGGGCGGGGGTTTCACACGGGGCTCCGCGCCGGTACTTCCCCACTCATCACGCCCTGCTCTCCGCGATCGCCCAACGCGGTTTCGCGGACCTCGGAGCCCGGTTCGCGGCCGCGACCGGCGGCACGACGTCGCCGCGCGGTCAGTTGCAGGAGATCGGACGGGCGTACGTCGGTTATGCGCTGGAGCACCGCGGCATGTTCGAGCTGATGTTCCGGCACGACCTGCTCGACAGCGAGAAGCACGCATCGGACCAGCCGAGGCTCCGGGAGTCGACTCTCCCGTTGTTCGAGCTCATCGTCGGGCTCGTCGTCCGGTACCGAACGGAGCAGGACGCCGCGCACCGGCCCGGCGCGCCGAACGAGGCCGGGCCGCCGGCAGCCGTGACGGCCGCAGCCCTCTGGTCGAACCTGCACGGCGTCGCCCAACTCTGGTCCTGGGGCAGCCTGCAACTCGCCCTCGGCGCCACGCCACCGGGCGGAACACCCGGTGGCGACGATCTCGACCGGCTCGTCGCGGCGGCCCTGGACGCTCATCTCGGCGCGGCGAACTCATGACCGCAACCGTACGGCCGCGCCTCGCACTCCTGGTCAGTGTGGCCGGCGCGATGATCGTCGCACTGGACGGCACAGTACTGATTGTGGCGCAGCCCAGCCTGCAACGCGAGTTCGGCGCGAGCGTGGCGCAGGTCCAGTGGACAAGTACCAGTTACCTGCTCGCGGTGGCCGCGCTGCTCGTCATCGCCGGGCGCCTCGGCGACCGGTACGGGCACCCGCGGCTGTTGTTCGTCGGTGTGCTCGGCTTCGCGCTCTCCTCGGCCGGCATCGCGCTCGCGCCCGGCGTCGGGTGGGTGATCGGCCTGCGCGCCGTACAGGGCCTGTTCGGTGCGCTCCTCCAGCCGGCGACACTCGCGCTGCTGAGGCTGGCGTACCCGGCGGACCGGCTCGGTACGCCGGTGGCCATCCGTACCAGCGCGATCGGAGTGGCCGCGGCGGCCGGTCCGGTACTCGGGGGTGTCCTCGTCGCGCACCTGGGCTGGCGTGCCATGTTCGTGGTCAACATCCCGATCGCGGTCGCGATCGCCGCAGTCACCCTCGCC from Streptosporangium sp. NBC_01756 includes the following:
- a CDS encoding TetR/AcrR family transcriptional regulator — its product is MTDGTASLGLREIARRAGVSHGAPRRYFPTHHALLSAIAQRGFADLGARFAAATGGTTSPRGQLQEIGRAYVGYALEHRGMFELMFRHDLLDSEKHASDQPRLRESTLPLFELIVGLVVRYRTEQDAAHRPGAPNEAGPPAAVTAAALWSNLHGVAQLWSWGSLQLALGATPPGGTPGGDDLDRLVAAALDAHLGAANS